The genomic DNA GCGAATATGGTGCTGACAGGCGCGCAGACCGGTATTCACACAGTGGGGAGAGACATCGCGCAGGCACGCGCCTCCCAATTAGACTGAGGCGCATGTCGAACACACAGCCAGGCCCTTTACTTTCGCTCCACATGCCCAAACGCACCCGTGTCGACGCCGTCATCCAGTGCGCGATGCCGATGGAAGCCCAGCCCTTTCTTCACGAACTCGACATCTGCGACTCCATCGAATTCGACGCGCTGACGAATCGGGGGGCAGAGAATCTTCGCGGCCAGAGTAGTGCTCAAGCCGCGGTTGCGGCGCCTGCGCACACGGGCGACGGTTCGCAAGTTTCCCCCGAGGCTACCGACACAGCTAGCTCGCAGTGGACTCCGAAAGATTTCCCGCGTTACGTGCTTGGACGATACGCCGGATCAACGGTCCTGATCGTCACCTCCGGCATTGGGCTGGCGAACTCCGCGGCCGCGACCGCCCGCGCACTCATGCTGGTTGATACTCCCGTGATCCTTGCGGCCGGAACAACGGGCGGTTTGGCGCGCAACATCAACGTCGGTGACATCGCCGGCGGGATCGCTTCGATCTACGGAGCTGCGGACGCCACGGCATTCGGATACGTCATGGGGCAGGTTCCTCAGATGCCCGTTGATTACCATTCAAGTGACGCCCTCATCGAGGCCCTTGGTCGCTTGGGAGAGCATCTTCCCTACACGGTTCATTCCGGGCGGGTCGTTTCTTCGGACTCTTTCATTACTCAGCCGCTGGCTGAACCCATGCGTGCGAAATTCCCCGACGCCATTGCCGCGGATATGGAAACGGCTGCGATGGCGCAGATCGCGTGGGTTCACGGCGTTCAGTGGCTGAGCCTGCGCGCTGTGTCGGACCTGTGTGGACCCCAGGCGGGGCAAGACTTCCACATGGATTCCGAAGAGGCCGCGCGCCATTCCGCCGAGGCAGTGACAGCTTTCCTCAGTCTGAACACGTCAGCCCATGTGACGGTAGGCCGCGCTCGTCCTCGTGAATAACGTGAATGAACAGAAGGGAAACCCGACATGACCAGCATCCTCATGGTGTGCACCGGAAATATCTGCCGATCAACGATGGCACACGAGGTACTTGAGGAGGCACTTGAAGCCGAAGGAATCGACGGCATCACCGTGGACTCCGCAGGCGTATCGAACGAGGAAGAAGGCAACCCCGTGGACTACCGGGCCGCTCGGGTGCTGCGCGATGCCGGATACCGGATTCCCAGCCACCGAGCCCGGCAGGTCCACGCAAAGGAACTGGCTCAGTGGGACCTGATCCTCGCGATGACCAGTCACCACCTGTCGGCACTCAACCGGCTGCGTGACCGTGCGGGACTGCCCGCAGGTCAAGGCCCAGAAATCCGGCTGTTCCGCGACTTTGATCCGAAATCTCGGCCCGGAGACATGGACCTGCCCGACCCCTGGTACGGCGGACACTCCGACTTCGTTGAGACCCTTGAGGTCATCGAACGGACAACACCGAAGATCGTTGAGTATGTCACGAAGCGCGAGCAGTAACGAACGAGGACGAGGGAGAACGGCTTAGCCCTCGGGTGGCTCTTCGGCGCTGACAACATAGTCGGCACGAGGACGGGACTCCTCAACGAACTCAATGTTCGCTGCGTCCACGGTCCGCACCCAGTGGGCGGCATCCACGCGGTCACGCCCAAAAGCTTCGTGCCGAGCAACGAGGCGGCGAAGCATATCGCTGCGCGGAGTGTCGATGTACACCAGCATGTCGATGAGCTCGCGCACGTCGCGCCAGCCTGGAAGATTCACCCCGAGATAGTTGCC from Schaalia sp. ZJ405 includes the following:
- a CDS encoding low molecular weight protein-tyrosine-phosphatase, which encodes MTSILMVCTGNICRSTMAHEVLEEALEAEGIDGITVDSAGVSNEEEGNPVDYRAARVLRDAGYRIPSHRARQVHAKELAQWDLILAMTSHHLSALNRLRDRAGLPAGQGPEIRLFRDFDPKSRPGDMDLPDPWYGGHSDFVETLEVIERTTPKIVEYVTKREQ
- the mtnN gene encoding 5'-methylthioadenosine/S-adenosylhomocysteine nucleosidase, translated to MSNTQPGPLLSLHMPKRTRVDAVIQCAMPMEAQPFLHELDICDSIEFDALTNRGAENLRGQSSAQAAVAAPAHTGDGSQVSPEATDTASSQWTPKDFPRYVLGRYAGSTVLIVTSGIGLANSAAATARALMLVDTPVILAAGTTGGLARNINVGDIAGGIASIYGAADATAFGYVMGQVPQMPVDYHSSDALIEALGRLGEHLPYTVHSGRVVSSDSFITQPLAEPMRAKFPDAIAADMETAAMAQIAWVHGVQWLSLRAVSDLCGPQAGQDFHMDSEEAARHSAEAVTAFLSLNTSAHVTVGRARPRE